Genomic DNA from Alkalihalobacterium alkalinitrilicum:
CCATGGTGAAAATAAAAAGGTAATCATATGCATTGATTCTGGTGTTTGGCATAAGAAGTCAAACATCCGTTCAGGATCATTGACGTTTGTAACAGGGTCAGGTCTAAAGGAATGAACCATATCAGGGAATTTTAAGGGATCACGAATAAAGAAGATCTTTAAATTATTTCCGACTAAATCCCAATTGCCGTCCTCTGTATAAAATTTGATTGCAAATCCTCTTGGATCACGCAATGTCTCAGGAGAATGCCCACCGTGTACAACTGTAGAAAAACGTACAAATACTGGTGTTTGAACGTCGGTATTCGTAAACACTTTGGCTCGTGTATACTTGGAAATGGCTTCACCATTTATCGTTCCATATGATTCAAAATAACCATGTGCACCAGCGCCGCGAGCGTGTACAATACGCTCAGGAATTTTTTCGCGATCAAAATGAGTGATTTTTTCAAGGAAATCATAATTTTCCAATGTTGTCGGTCCACGGTTACCGACTGTTCGTACACTTTGGTTATCTGTAACAGGATGTCCTTGTCTATTCGTTAATGTATCATCGCCTTCAATATGTCCATTATGATCTTTGTTCATATAAAAACCTCCTTATGTGGATAGATTTCCCTTTACCAAAATTAGGATGCCTTTTTCTAAAAAATACATGTATGTTTTTTAAAAATGGTTAACGGTTATGGAATAGTAGTACATATTTGAGAACTCTTTTGTAAGTGGGAGGAACCGTTCATATGAGTTGCGAAAATAAAAAGAACAAAATCATGAATGTATTTACCCTTTCATCGTCGATTGTATTGATGATTACTTTGTGGGGAATTCTTTTTCCTGATCATATGGAAAAGACGATGTCTAGCGGATTACATGTAGTCAATGATATGTTTGGCTGGTTGTATGTATTGGCTACTGCTCTATTTGTAGGTTTTTGTTTATTCTTAGGGTTCGGGCCCTATAAGCAAATGAAGATTGGTAAAAAACACGATCAGCCAGAATATTCCTATTACACTTGGGTCGGGATGCTATTTGCTGCTGGTATGGGGGTAGGGCTTGTCTTTTGGGGAGTTGCTGAGCCTGTCTCACATTTTGTTCACCCCTCCAGAAGGAATTGAGCCATACTCGAAGGAAGCGGCTGAAAAAGGATTGTTGTATGGGGTGTTTCACTGGGGAATTCACCCTTGGGCTGTGTATGGAATTGTTGCATTAGCATTAGGGTTTGTTAAGTATAGAAAAGGTTTACCAGGTTTAATAAGCTCGACATTTTACCCGATTATTGGCCATCGGATCAGGGGAGGATGGGGAAAATCGATCGATGTTATTGCCATTGTTGGAACGACTGTAGGGATCGCAACTTCTTTTGGTTTAAGTACCCTTCAAGTAAGCGGAGGTTTAACGCAACTGTTTGCTATTGAAAACGATGCATGGTTACAGCTGTCGATTATATTTTTTGTTACCGTCATTTTTCTACTATCGGTATTATCAGGCATCAATCGTGGGATGAAATATTTAAGCATTGGAAATTTAACGTTGGCGGCAGTGCTTCTTATTATCGTCATAATGATTGGTCCAACCATATATATATTTGAACACTTTACCTTAACATTAGGGACCTACATTTCTCAACTTGTCCCGTTAAGCTTCCAAACAACCCCTTATACAGATAATGAATGGCTTGGGGAATGGACGTTTTTCTACTGGGCTTGGGTGAACGCCTGGAGTCCATTTGTTGGAACGTTTATTGGCTGAGTTGGCTGATGTAATAAAAAATATCGTAATAAGAACCAAGGCAGCTATACTTAATATTAACCCAAATGGTAACTGTCCTAACATTAGAAAAAGACCGCTTTCTGGCGTTTCCCTTATTGTATTAGCCATTTCCACACCCCAATGGATTTCTTGATATAACGCAGTTCCTCCAAATACAGTAAACCATAAGACACTACCTAAAGCTGGGACAAATAATACACCCATAATGAACTCCTTCAAACTTCTCCCCTTCGATATTCTAGCACTTATGTATTAGGTGTGTTTTCTTCTAATGGAAAGCTAAATCCAAGTAAATCTAAGCTCGTGACGTGGGGACTGTTGATATCAGCTATTGCAGCGTCTCTTCTAATGAGTGGAGGTTTAAAAGGATTACAAGCAACAGCAATTATTATTGCCTTACCGTATACGTTGTTAATGTTTATGATGATGTTAGCAATTTATAAATCATTAAAGCGTGAAGGGATTAAGAAGCACAAAGTAGAAGAAAAAGAAGATTGGTAGGAAATAAGGGGGACAAAACAGAATTTGTTAGGAAATATTTAGGTATCCTTTTTAGGAGATGAATGGGGAGTTATCAAAATGAGTATGGGGGAAACGAAAAGTGAATAGTGAAAAAGTGGTTATTATTACGGGAGCGAATTCTGGGATTGGGAAAGCTGCTGCTTTCAAATTTGCAAAACAAGGATTTACAGTTATTATGGCTTGCCGAAATATGGAGATCAGTCGACGGGTACAAGGAGAAATTATAAAAGCTACGCAAAATCATCGTGTTAATCTTTTGAAGCTAGATGTCAGTTCCTTTGAATCGGTCCGCCAGTTTTGTTTGGAATTCAAGAAGCAATATGAAAAACTTGATATATTAATTCATAATGCAGCTTATGCTAACCATGGTGAAAAATATCGCCTGAGTGCGGATCAAATTGAACTAACCTTTGCGACGAACACTTTTGGTCCATTTTTAATGAGCCATTTATTAATTGATTGGCTGAAAAAATCAGATGATCCGAGAATTCTTCACGCCTCGAGTAATATTGTGAAACACTTTTTTGATCCGAAAAAAGAAATAGAGGTTACGAACTTAAGAGGTGAAGATAAAGAGAGTAAAACCTTCAGCTTATACAATATGTATCGAAATTCGAAAATGGCTTTAGTCATGCTCACTTTTAAAATGGCAGAAGAATTTGCGAATGATGGGATTAAAGTCAATGCGATCCAAATTAATGGCGCAACGATGTCGAAGGAAACATTACAGAAATTCAAGCCTGGATGGAGAATGATTGCGAGGATCCAAAACTTATTTTTTGCTCCACCCGAAAAATTTGCAGATTGCTATTTTGAAATATGTACATCAGATCAGTTTAAAAATGTTACAGGCAAACTACTTAATGATAAAAATCAAATCATAAATCCTACCGTAGCGAATGCAAATGTGAAAACACAAATGAAACAATTGTTTGGGTCGACCTTATATCCCGTTTACGCTGATAACAAAGACAATCAGAATAAAATTTGGGAGTTAAGCAGCGAAATAACGAAAGTTAATGGCCATACTATTATCCCTTAAAAATTGCTGAGCTTCCTTTTCTTCGTTATAATTTGGTACATATCGCGCCACTACTAGTTC
This window encodes:
- a CDS encoding SDR family NAD(P)-dependent oxidoreductase; translation: MNSEKVVIITGANSGIGKAAAFKFAKQGFTVIMACRNMEISRRVQGEIIKATQNHRVNLLKLDVSSFESVRQFCLEFKKQYEKLDILIHNAAYANHGEKYRLSADQIELTFATNTFGPFLMSHLLIDWLKKSDDPRILHASSNIVKHFFDPKKEIEVTNLRGEDKESKTFSLYNMYRNSKMALVMLTFKMAEEFANDGIKVNAIQINGATMSKETLQKFKPGWRMIARIQNLFFAPPEKFADCYFEICTSDQFKNVTGKLLNDKNQIINPTVANANVKTQMKQLFGSTLYPVYADNKDNQNKIWELSSEITKVNGHTIIP
- a CDS encoding BCCT family transporter, which codes for MGVLFVPALGSVLWFTVFGGTALYQEIHWGVEMANTIRETPESGLFLMLGQLPFGLILSIAALVLITIFFITSANSANKRSNKWTPGVHPSPVEKRPFPKPFIICIRGCLEA
- a CDS encoding BCCT family transporter: MFSSNGKLNPSKSKLVTWGLLISAIAASLLMSGGLKGLQATAIIIALPYTLLMFMMMLAIYKSLKREGIKKHKVEEKEDW